Proteins encoded within one genomic window of Bemisia tabaci chromosome 2, PGI_BMITA_v3:
- the Ald1 gene encoding fructose-bisphosphate aldolase, translating to MTTYFNYPPAELQEELKKIAQAIVAPGKGILAADESTSTIGKRFKDIGAENNEENRRQYRQLLFTTDKALADNISGVILFHESLYQKADDGTPFPVLLKQKGIIPGIKVDKGVVNLFGSEGETTTQGLDDLAERCAQYKKDGADFAKWRCVLKIGKNTPSYQSILENANVLARYASICQANRIVPIVEPEVLPDGEHDLDRAQKVTETVLAAVYKALNDHHVYLEGTLLKPNMVTAGQSCPTKYTPADVAKATVTAFQRTVPVAVPGVTFLSGGQSEEEASVHLDAINKYPGKKPWTLTFSYGRALQASVLRAWGGKAENVKAAQDELLKRAKANGDAALGKYVAGSVQGQAGDASLFIQNHAY from the exons ATGACCACCTATTTCAACTACCCTCCCGCTGAATTGCAAGAGGAGCTTAAGAAAATCGCGCAGGCCATCGTAGCCCCTGGAAAGGGTATCCTTGCCGCCGACGAATCCACCTCTACCATCGGCAAACGTTTCAAGGACATCGGCGCCGAAAACAACGAGGAGAACAGACGTCAGTACCGTCAG ttgttATTCACAACAGACAAAGCTCTCGCTGATAACATCTCTGGTGTTATCTTGTTCCACGAGTCTCTTTACCAGAAGGCTGATGATGGCACTCCATTCCCCGTCCTATTGAAACAGAAAGGAATTATTCCCGGAATCAAGGTTGATAAGGGTGTTGTCAACCTTTTCGGATCTGAAGGAGAGACAACCACCCAAG GTTTGGATGATCTGGCTGAACGTTGCGCTCAATACAAAAAGGACGGTGCTGACTTCGCAAAATGGCGTTGTgtcttgaaaattggaaagaacACACCCTCATACCAATCCATCCTTGAAAATGCCAATGTCCTTGCCCGCTATGCCTCCATCTGTCAGGCCAACCGCATCGTCCCTATTGTCGAACCTGAG GTTCTTCCCGACGGTGAGCACGATTTGGACCGCGCCCAGAAGGTTACAGAAACTGTTCTAGCTGCTGTTTACAAGGCACTCAATGACCACCATGTATATCTGGAAGGCACACTCCTGAAGCCAAACATGGTGACCGCTGGTCAGTCATGCCCAACCAAATACACTCCAGCTGATGTTGCGAAGGCCACAGTCACCGCCTTCCAACGCACAGTCCCTGTTGCCGTTCCAG GAGTTACCTTCTTATCCGGAGGACAGTCTGAAGAAGAAGCCTCTGTCCACCTAGACGCTATCAACAAATACCCCGGCaagaaaccatggaccctcacCTTCAGTTACGGTCGTGCCCTTCAG GCTTCCGTGCTCCGTGCATGGGGAGGCAAAGCGGAGAATGTTAAGGCTGCCCAAGATGAATTACTGAAGAGAGCCAAG GCTAATGGTGATGCGGCACTTGGAAAATATGTTGCTGGATCAGTCCAAGGACAAGCTGGCGATGCATCTCTGTTCATCCAAAACCATGCATACTAA